A stretch of the Marinobacter sp. JH2 genome encodes the following:
- a CDS encoding 16S rRNA (uracil(1498)-N(3))-methyltransferase — translation MRIPRIFTDSLLSVGSQCELDENAANHVGRVLRMQPGHELQLFNNDGCDYRATITQASKKNVTVEVLSHQNNSTESPLDITLGQTLSKGDRMDYAVQKAVEMGVTTIVPLSTQRSDVKLKGDREEKRLRHWQQVAISAAEQCGRAKVPEILPVMSVQEWLAYSQACDLRLVLHHRTEQSLNTLAKPANIALMIGPEGGLTADEIAQAEQSGFLPVALGPRVLRTETAPVAAMALCQWLWGDIGG, via the coding sequence ATGCGTATACCCAGAATTTTCACCGACAGCCTCCTGAGCGTCGGCAGCCAATGTGAACTCGACGAAAACGCGGCGAATCACGTAGGCCGGGTACTACGCATGCAACCAGGGCACGAACTTCAGCTTTTCAATAACGACGGTTGCGATTACCGCGCCACCATCACTCAGGCCAGCAAAAAGAACGTCACCGTTGAAGTTCTGAGCCATCAGAACAATTCAACGGAGTCGCCGCTTGATATCACCCTTGGGCAAACATTGTCGAAAGGTGATCGTATGGATTACGCCGTCCAGAAGGCCGTGGAAATGGGCGTCACGACCATTGTGCCGCTGAGTACCCAACGCAGCGACGTGAAACTGAAAGGCGACCGTGAAGAAAAACGCTTGCGCCACTGGCAGCAGGTTGCGATCAGCGCTGCCGAACAATGTGGCCGGGCGAAGGTACCAGAGATATTGCCAGTGATGTCGGTTCAGGAGTGGCTGGCCTACAGCCAGGCCTGCGATCTGCGACTGGTACTGCACCATCGAACGGAGCAATCTTTGAACACGCTCGCCAAACCCGCCAACATTGCGCTGATGATTGGGCCTGAAGGCGGATTAACCGCCGACGAGATTGCCCAAGCCGAGCAAAGCGGCTTTCTGCCGGTGGCCCTTGGCCCCAGGGTTCTGCGCACAGAAACCGCGCCGGTTGCCGCCATGGCGCTTTGCCAGTGGCTGTGGGGAGACATCGGCGGTTAA
- a CDS encoding adenosylmethionine--8-amino-7-oxononanoate transaminase, with protein MRNADLVARGLKSVWHPCTQMKDHETLPLIPIKRGEGVWLEDFENNRFIDAVSSWWVNLFGHSNPRINAAIQQQVSELEHVILAGFTHEPVVNLSERLIEVTPEGLNKCFYADNGSSAIEAALKMSFHYWKNLGQPGKKNFVNLGNSYHGETLGALALGDVGLYKDTYQPLLMEVITAPSPDAYNAEPGETDEEYALRQFEAMEKLLAEKHDEICAVVVEPLIQCAGGMRMHHPIYHTKLREACDRYGVHLIADEIAVGFGRTGTMFACEQSGITPDFMCLSKGLTAGYLPLSVVLTTDTVYNAFYDDYETLKAFLHSHSYTGNPIGCAVALATLDIFRDDNVIEKNRQLSRCMADSVAHLADHPNVGDIRQHGMTLAIEMVKDKASKTPFPWQERRGLKVYQHSLTREALLRPLGNVVYFMPPYVITEDQIRHLAQVATEGIDIAVKG; from the coding sequence ATGCGTAATGCTGATCTTGTCGCCCGCGGCCTCAAATCTGTGTGGCACCCCTGCACCCAGATGAAAGACCACGAAACCCTGCCGCTTATCCCTATCAAACGTGGCGAAGGTGTTTGGTTGGAAGATTTCGAGAACAACCGATTTATCGACGCGGTCAGCTCTTGGTGGGTCAACCTTTTCGGCCATTCAAACCCCAGAATCAACGCGGCGATTCAACAGCAGGTGAGTGAGCTGGAACACGTCATTCTTGCTGGATTCACTCACGAACCGGTCGTGAACCTGTCAGAACGACTCATTGAGGTAACGCCGGAAGGCCTCAACAAATGCTTCTATGCCGATAACGGATCATCGGCCATCGAGGCTGCGCTTAAGATGAGCTTTCATTATTGGAAGAATCTGGGCCAGCCGGGCAAAAAGAACTTCGTTAACCTGGGCAACAGTTATCACGGTGAAACACTGGGCGCTTTGGCGCTCGGAGATGTCGGGCTCTATAAAGATACATACCAGCCGTTGCTGATGGAAGTGATCACGGCCCCTTCCCCGGATGCCTACAACGCAGAGCCCGGCGAAACCGACGAAGAGTACGCGTTGCGTCAGTTCGAGGCGATGGAAAAGCTGTTGGCTGAAAAACACGATGAAATCTGCGCCGTTGTGGTGGAGCCGCTGATCCAGTGCGCCGGAGGCATGCGCATGCATCACCCGATTTACCATACAAAGCTGCGTGAGGCCTGTGATCGCTACGGCGTGCATTTAATTGCCGATGAAATCGCCGTCGGCTTTGGCCGCACAGGCACAATGTTTGCCTGCGAACAATCCGGCATCACGCCGGACTTCATGTGCCTGTCTAAAGGTCTGACAGCGGGTTATCTTCCCCTCTCCGTGGTCCTGACCACCGATACTGTCTACAACGCATTCTACGACGACTACGAAACACTGAAAGCCTTCCTGCACAGCCACAGTTACACTGGCAACCCTATAGGCTGTGCCGTTGCTCTGGCCACGTTGGACATCTTCCGGGACGACAATGTCATTGAGAAGAATCGTCAGCTGTCCCGCTGCATGGCCGACTCAGTGGCGCATTTGGCCGACCACCCCAATGTAGGGGACATCCGCCAACACGGCATGACGCTGGCCATTGAAATGGTCAAAGACAAAGCATCCAAAACACCGTTCCCTTGGCAAGAACGCCGTGGCCTGAAAGTGTACCAACACTCATTGACGCGCGAGGCCCTGCTACGTCCATTAGGTAACGTGGTATATTTCATGCCCCCTTATGTCATCACTGAAGACCAGATTCGTCATCTGGCTCAGGTGGCTACTGAAGGCATCGACATCGCCGTAAAAGGCTAA
- a CDS encoding HDOD domain-containing protein, with protein sequence MPGFFSWVSGLFSKKQPAHAAQETRLFNNTAKNLSASDDTEAKPPPRLEEHLFCWLLDTQPALLNKNSSSSDKVLAELERRLQTNAMEELPRKPGTLPMLMRALSAETTDRKHLTDIILSDPSLTDQLLQVANSPQFKPGDYLIESVDQAVFVLGLNGIRNVIAAAVMRPMMAARNSSEALFAQRAWRWGLTCARSAEMIARIHNDDTSAHFMVGLLPSLAYITIRREIAAICRAENLDSEPEPALLRLALARHQWATCQLLANVWALPPKYHAWLLSAERPAPKQENWPLLDGLLVGTREVLRHARQRNLAEEDLLKLVHISPQQLDQVRAAVLSMLKESGNEP encoded by the coding sequence ATGCCAGGATTTTTCTCCTGGGTTTCAGGCTTGTTCTCGAAAAAACAGCCCGCGCACGCTGCGCAAGAAACTCGCCTGTTCAACAACACGGCAAAGAACTTGAGCGCCAGCGACGATACCGAAGCCAAACCTCCCCCGCGGCTGGAAGAGCACTTATTTTGTTGGCTTCTGGACACACAACCAGCCCTGCTTAACAAAAACTCATCCAGCTCTGACAAAGTGCTGGCCGAGTTAGAACGACGTTTGCAAACCAACGCCATGGAAGAGTTGCCTCGCAAACCTGGCACCTTACCCATGCTCATGCGGGCGCTGTCTGCAGAAACCACAGATCGGAAACATCTGACCGACATCATCTTGAGTGACCCGTCACTGACCGATCAGCTGCTTCAGGTAGCCAACAGCCCGCAGTTCAAGCCGGGAGACTATCTTATCGAATCGGTTGACCAAGCGGTTTTTGTACTCGGCTTGAACGGCATCCGAAACGTGATTGCAGCGGCGGTAATGCGCCCAATGATGGCAGCCAGAAACAGCTCGGAAGCGCTCTTCGCACAAAGGGCATGGCGTTGGGGCCTGACCTGCGCTCGCTCCGCAGAGATGATCGCAAGAATTCATAACGACGACACCAGCGCCCATTTCATGGTGGGTTTGCTACCGTCTTTGGCCTACATCACGATTCGTCGTGAGATTGCCGCCATCTGCAGAGCCGAGAATTTGGATAGCGAACCGGAACCTGCGTTACTCAGGCTGGCTCTGGCCAGGCATCAATGGGCCACATGCCAGTTGCTGGCTAATGTTTGGGCGTTGCCACCGAAGTACCACGCATGGCTGTTATCGGCCGAACGGCCAGCCCCTAAACAGGAAAACTGGCCGCTGCTGGATGGGCTGTTAGTGGGAACTCGGGAAGTTTTGCGTCATGCCCGGCAGCGTAACCTGGCGGAGGAAGATCTGCTGAAGCTTGTGCACATTTCCCCACAACAACTCGACCAAGTTCGAGCGGCTGTTCTCTCCATGCTCAAAGAAAGCGGCAACGAACCCTAG
- a CDS encoding DUF2505 domain-containing protein, whose amino-acid sequence MELTLEHSYDAGLDHVISQFFSEELILAKNEKVGARNVKVVDVKKDDASGKLVVEREMTASTEVPGVLASFHREWNEIRQEEHWVKKDDGEWHCEFRVKVEGVPAKIKGVMRVQGNGDRCINYININVKSDVPFLGKKIARFLADDTRTKINEEHEAIVSLL is encoded by the coding sequence ATGGAACTTACTCTTGAGCATTCATACGATGCTGGCTTGGATCACGTGATCAGCCAGTTTTTTTCAGAAGAACTCATTCTTGCAAAGAATGAGAAAGTGGGTGCTCGCAACGTAAAAGTTGTCGATGTTAAAAAAGACGATGCTTCTGGAAAGCTGGTTGTCGAGCGCGAAATGACCGCATCGACGGAGGTGCCGGGAGTGCTCGCGAGTTTTCACCGAGAGTGGAACGAAATCCGTCAGGAAGAGCATTGGGTCAAGAAGGACGACGGCGAATGGCACTGCGAATTTCGTGTGAAGGTTGAAGGTGTCCCTGCCAAGATCAAAGGCGTTATGCGTGTTCAGGGCAATGGGGATCGCTGCATTAACTACATCAACATCAACGTGAAGTCTGATGTACCTTTTTTAGGTAAAAAGATTGCGCGCTTCCTGGCGGATGACACCCGTACCAAGATCAATGAGGAGCACGAGGCCATAGTGTCTTTGCTTTGA